A single region of the Legionella oakridgensis ATCC 33761 = DSM 21215 genome encodes:
- a CDS encoding class I poly(R)-hydroxyalkanoic acid synthase, which translates to MRSIAEKGLRLLASIQEQPTQLPMFMEKFMELSGDFQAMLAALLKNPEKLWQMQIAYWQDALGLLQEQLKYWLEGKAMPIEDKRFLSEEWVNNPFFNLLSQQYLLANEHLNSLLEHLDYGDKRLAKRVQFFARQYLDALSPDNFLQTNPQIIAETIQSHGKNLLYGLDNFLTDIEAGSARLIMKMTDMEAFKVGVNLAITPGKVIFRNELMELIQYTPQTQKVKSVPLLIIPPWINKYYILDLSPQNSLIRWLVSQGITVFVISWINPNSNYANKGLYEYLNEGPMTAIQIIQEQLQVKQVNALGFCIGGTLLALLLAYYKAHKQTPVRSATFLAAMIDFSDPGDISVFIDENQIAKLEEKMNAKGYLEGHFMASAFNSLRATDLIWSFFIKHYLRGQTPVPFDILYWNADSTNMPAKMHSQYLRWMYLHNDLIKPGKIHLNHTPLDVSKINIPTFFISTKKDHIAPWKTTYIGFQTMQGKKNFLLGGSGHIAGIIIPPGSEKYGFYRNNSVAATAEDWLANASHHPGSWWPEWLEWLKKESGRLINAPDITQLPYKPLMDAPGSYVYMNSKTTEDAKASSTPA; encoded by the coding sequence ATGCGTTCCATTGCAGAAAAAGGATTGCGCTTATTGGCTAGTATTCAGGAACAGCCTACGCAATTACCTATGTTTATGGAAAAATTCATGGAATTATCAGGCGATTTCCAAGCTATGCTTGCAGCTCTATTAAAAAATCCTGAAAAACTGTGGCAAATGCAAATTGCTTATTGGCAAGATGCCTTAGGTCTCTTGCAAGAGCAGCTTAAATACTGGTTGGAAGGCAAAGCCATGCCAATAGAAGACAAGCGCTTTCTAAGTGAAGAATGGGTCAATAATCCCTTTTTTAATTTATTAAGCCAACAGTATCTACTGGCAAATGAACATCTGAATTCCTTGTTGGAACATCTTGATTATGGAGATAAACGCCTGGCTAAACGTGTGCAATTTTTTGCTCGCCAATACCTGGATGCCTTGTCACCCGACAATTTTTTGCAGACCAACCCGCAAATCATCGCCGAGACCATTCAAAGTCACGGTAAAAATTTATTATATGGACTGGACAATTTCCTTACGGATATTGAAGCCGGATCAGCGCGGCTCATCATGAAAATGACGGATATGGAAGCATTCAAGGTTGGAGTCAATCTAGCCATCACACCCGGAAAAGTTATTTTTCGAAACGAGCTGATGGAATTGATTCAATATACCCCGCAAACCCAAAAAGTAAAATCAGTGCCTTTATTGATTATCCCACCATGGATAAATAAATATTATATTTTGGATTTAAGCCCTCAAAATTCCTTGATTCGTTGGCTAGTCAGCCAAGGTATTACTGTTTTTGTTATTTCTTGGATTAACCCTAATAGCAACTATGCAAATAAAGGATTGTATGAATACTTGAATGAAGGCCCCATGACGGCGATTCAAATCATTCAGGAGCAGCTGCAGGTAAAACAAGTGAATGCACTTGGATTTTGCATAGGAGGAACCTTACTGGCCCTTTTATTAGCCTATTATAAAGCGCATAAGCAAACGCCAGTACGTTCGGCCACGTTCCTTGCAGCCATGATAGATTTTAGTGATCCTGGCGATATCTCCGTGTTTATTGATGAAAATCAGATTGCTAAATTGGAAGAAAAAATGAATGCCAAAGGCTATCTGGAAGGCCACTTTATGGCCAGTGCTTTTAATTCGCTGCGAGCCACTGATCTAATCTGGTCCTTTTTTATTAAGCACTATCTTCGTGGCCAAACACCGGTACCCTTTGATATCTTGTATTGGAACGCTGACTCTACCAACATGCCGGCTAAAATGCATTCGCAATATTTACGCTGGATGTACTTACATAACGACTTGATAAAGCCAGGTAAAATTCATCTGAATCATACGCCATTAGATGTCAGCAAGATCAATATACCCACTTTTTTTATTTCCACAAAGAAAGATCATATCGCTCCCTGGAAGACCACCTATATAGGATTTCAAACCATGCAGGGAAAGAAAAATTTTCTCCTGGGCGGTTCTGGCCATATTGCTGGAATCATTATTCCACCTGGTAGTGAGAAATATGGTTTTTACCGCAACAACAGTGTTGCAGCAACAGCTGAAGATTGGCTGGCAAATGCCAGCCACCATCCAGGTTCATGGTGGCCTGAATGGCTGGAATGGTTAAAAAAAGAATCCGGACGTCTGATTAATGCCCCTGATATAACGCAGCTGCCATATAAACCGTTAATGGATGCTCCAGGCAGTTATGTTTACATGAACTCAAAAACAACAGAAGATGCTAAAGCCTCGTCGACTCCTGCCTAA
- a CDS encoding chromosome segregation SMC family protein yields MHLKQLKLAGFKSFVEPTVIPFPSQLVAIVGPNGCGKSNIIDAVRWVMGESSAKSLRGESMTDVIFNGSSHRKPIGQASVELIFDNSLGRLTGQYGSYQEIAVKRVVTRDGDSSYYLNGIRCRRKDINDIFLGTGAGARGYAIIGQNMITSLIEARPEELRVYLEEAAGVSKYKERRRETLQRITHTRENLERVADICEELSKQLSRLERQAKMAESFKLLKEKERLYKAEIFAMKWRALNHERTKIREEMQQIILQLEQHQSKLSELRKEELLTQETLHEGSDELQNLQMQVYQLNLEIARLEEFIQQRQREKQRLLEEKKQMESDCQLAIEQQKQDRELLQTDTESLHVLEKQLHTLQAAFAENQTVLTQKQHEEKRWNAQWHQVNTEYVTAQKKVDIEKVHLQHIEQRRQQALLRLEKVKDELSFFDIKALKDALLVKQTEQADLLKEQESLIDEYQKTTGKNTVLRQQIAEIEQQLRQLANTVQSLTMEQAALQAAQHSALQTINESFAHPQWKNALRLVDAMKVSDKWSRACELVLGDGMHAILLDSTAFLQTLAPGLHGTSSIFVVEAEKSKNKTPYPRLADMVEGAIPCWHNLLEHVFAAETLEEALQWLPSLNSSQSVVTADGYWLGVGWVRSTNFTKENQEGLLKRKQLLDEVSQTLTTAQLNLKQLQDKHGAMHTQLKDGQAIEEHLKQLISEKRHELQLCDAAIHKNQQSMEQALLRTRILTEDIEELENLIITLTEEQSQSEYKWQIATQDSTHYEQQKKQLEVEKNNGRTVFLSVGKK; encoded by the coding sequence ATGCATCTTAAGCAATTAAAATTGGCAGGCTTTAAGTCGTTTGTTGAACCCACGGTCATTCCATTCCCCAGCCAGCTGGTGGCTATCGTTGGGCCGAATGGTTGCGGAAAATCAAATATTATCGATGCAGTGCGTTGGGTTATGGGGGAAAGTTCGGCAAAAAGTCTTCGTGGGGAGTCAATGACAGATGTTATTTTTAATGGCTCCTCTCACCGCAAGCCAATTGGACAAGCATCGGTTGAATTGATTTTTGATAATAGTTTGGGCCGTTTGACTGGACAATATGGTAGTTATCAGGAAATTGCAGTTAAACGGGTGGTCACTCGTGATGGTGATTCCTCGTATTATCTTAATGGCATCCGCTGCCGTCGTAAGGATATCAATGATATTTTCTTAGGAACCGGGGCGGGAGCCCGTGGTTATGCCATTATTGGTCAAAATATGATTACGAGCTTGATTGAAGCCCGTCCTGAAGAATTAAGAGTTTATTTGGAGGAAGCCGCCGGCGTCTCTAAGTATAAGGAGCGTCGACGAGAAACTCTGCAACGAATCACTCATACCCGCGAAAATCTGGAGCGTGTAGCAGATATATGCGAAGAGTTGAGTAAGCAGCTTAGCCGCTTGGAACGGCAGGCAAAAATGGCGGAAAGTTTTAAGTTATTAAAAGAAAAAGAACGTTTATACAAAGCGGAAATTTTTGCAATGAAATGGCGCGCATTGAATCATGAACGGACAAAAATTCGTGAGGAAATGCAGCAAATTATACTGCAGCTTGAGCAGCATCAAAGCAAACTGAGTGAGCTAAGGAAAGAAGAATTATTGACTCAGGAAACCCTACATGAGGGCAGTGACGAGTTGCAGAACCTTCAAATGCAAGTCTATCAATTGAATCTTGAAATTGCTCGTCTTGAAGAATTCATCCAGCAGCGGCAACGTGAAAAGCAGCGATTATTGGAAGAGAAAAAACAAATGGAATCAGATTGCCAGCTGGCTATAGAACAACAAAAACAAGACAGGGAATTATTACAAACAGACACAGAGTCTTTACATGTTCTGGAAAAACAATTGCATACGCTGCAGGCGGCATTTGCTGAAAATCAGACCGTATTAACGCAAAAGCAGCACGAGGAAAAGCGTTGGAATGCTCAATGGCATCAGGTGAATACCGAGTATGTCACGGCGCAAAAGAAAGTAGACATTGAAAAGGTGCATTTGCAGCACATAGAGCAACGTCGTCAGCAAGCGTTATTACGACTAGAAAAGGTAAAAGACGAATTGTCTTTTTTTGATATCAAAGCACTGAAAGACGCGTTGTTAGTAAAACAGACCGAACAGGCTGATTTGCTTAAAGAACAGGAAAGCCTCATCGATGAATATCAAAAAACAACCGGCAAAAATACCGTCTTACGACAGCAAATTGCTGAAATTGAACAGCAGCTTCGGCAGCTCGCAAATACGGTACAATCCTTAACGATGGAGCAAGCCGCTTTACAAGCGGCACAACACTCGGCATTGCAAACGATCAATGAATCTTTTGCACACCCACAATGGAAAAATGCATTACGCCTCGTGGATGCCATGAAGGTGAGTGATAAATGGTCCCGTGCTTGTGAGTTGGTATTGGGAGATGGAATGCATGCGATATTGCTGGATTCTACGGCTTTTTTACAAACGCTAGCTCCTGGTTTGCATGGTACTTCTTCCATATTTGTTGTTGAGGCTGAGAAAAGTAAGAATAAAACACCATATCCGCGATTGGCTGATATGGTTGAAGGTGCAATTCCCTGTTGGCATAATTTGCTGGAGCATGTGTTTGCCGCAGAGACTTTGGAAGAGGCTTTACAATGGCTGCCCTCTTTAAATTCCAGTCAGTCCGTTGTTACGGCTGATGGTTACTGGCTTGGAGTCGGATGGGTAAGAAGCACGAATTTTACAAAAGAAAATCAAGAAGGATTGCTTAAAAGGAAGCAATTGCTTGATGAGGTAAGTCAAACTTTGACGACTGCACAATTAAATTTAAAGCAATTGCAGGATAAGCATGGTGCGATGCATACACAATTAAAAGATGGCCAAGCAATAGAAGAACATTTAAAACAGCTTATCTCTGAAAAGAGACATGAATTACAACTTTGTGATGCAGCAATTCATAAAAATCAGCAATCGATGGAACAAGCTTTACTTCGCACCAGAATTTTAACAGAAGACATTGAAGAATTAGAAAATCTTATTATTACACTCACAGAAGAACAATCTCAATCCGAATATAAATGGCAAATAGCTACACAAGATTCTACTCATTATGAACAACAGAAAAAACAATTAGAGGTTGAAAAAAACAATGGGAGGACGGTTTTTTTGAGTGTCGGCAAGAAGTAG
- a CDS encoding cell division protein ZipA C-terminal FtsZ-binding domain-containing protein, whose translation MQANWSLILNVLLLIGVFIAIARMMKARRTNAKVAYRQPSVGAPDTTVHDKQQDDIIAVRRVIREEPIEPSNIKPASIKPASIKPASTEPKAAPVKAVDAPSSIMMFLLAKENRQLAGYELLQTVLSAGLRFGEGHLFHRHQHPNGQGPVLCSLAAATKTGVFDLQNIGAFSVRGLCIFMQASGNPVVDRERFSIMLDTAKQLSEGLDTHLLDDKRQPFSDTSLQRYYRYLNLGEECEQTALA comes from the coding sequence ATGCAGGCAAATTGGAGTTTAATTCTTAATGTCCTGTTATTAATTGGGGTATTTATCGCGATCGCTCGTATGATGAAGGCAAGGCGAACCAATGCAAAGGTCGCATATCGACAGCCATCCGTTGGAGCGCCGGATACAACCGTTCATGATAAACAACAAGACGATATTATTGCAGTACGTAGAGTAATTCGTGAGGAACCGATAGAACCCTCTAACATAAAACCCGCGAGTATAAAACCTGCGAGTATAAAACCTGCGAGTACAGAACCAAAAGCAGCGCCGGTAAAAGCCGTTGATGCGCCCTCGTCTATCATGATGTTTTTGCTGGCAAAGGAAAATCGACAATTAGCCGGTTATGAATTGTTACAGACCGTACTTTCGGCAGGATTGCGTTTTGGTGAAGGGCATCTCTTTCATCGCCATCAGCATCCTAATGGCCAGGGGCCAGTGCTGTGTAGTCTCGCTGCGGCTACAAAAACTGGAGTTTTTGATTTGCAAAATATCGGGGCATTTAGCGTGCGCGGGCTTTGTATTTTTATGCAGGCCTCAGGTAATCCGGTTGTTGATCGTGAACGGTTCTCCATTATGTTGGATACGGCAAAGCAATTAAGCGAAGGATTGGACACTCATTTGCTTGATGATAAACGTCAACCTTTCTCAGACACCAGCCTTCAACGTTATTACCGTTATTTAAATCTTGGTGAGGAATGTGAACAAACCGCCTTGGCTTAA
- a CDS encoding DUF167 domain-containing protein: MNKPPWLKVYPHYVTLQIKVKPGSKENQISIESSGQQLLLSLQAAACEGKANKMLIKYLAKRLRVQQKDILIQIGKESRNKVIRILTEDRNQEQIVEWLMTNIAIK, from the coding sequence GTGAACAAACCGCCTTGGCTTAAAGTATATCCTCACTATGTAACTTTACAGATTAAAGTTAAACCGGGAAGTAAAGAAAACCAGATATCTATTGAATCGTCAGGGCAGCAGTTGTTATTGTCCTTACAAGCCGCTGCATGTGAGGGAAAGGCAAATAAAATGCTTATAAAATACTTGGCTAAGCGCTTGCGTGTGCAGCAAAAAGATATTTTGATTCAAATAGGTAAAGAAAGTCGTAATAAAGTCATACGTATTTTGACGGAGGATAGGAATCAGGAACAAATCGTTGAATGGTTAATGACGAATATTGCAATAAAATAG
- a CDS encoding UDP-N-acetylmuramoyl-tripeptide--D-alanyl-D-alanine ligase: MNLAEMSSLLNIPDNQDIHLTGVCIDSRTVEPGNLFVAIRGERFDGHNFISEAVARGAAAVLCMTRSPAVKVPQLVVEDTIQALAIIATYHRQQCPCGVIALTGSNGKTTVKEMIAAILPKPSHATLGNLNNHIGVPLSVLKLQAEHRYAVFELGANHPGEIAHTVAIVQPQVTLINNIAPAHIQGFGSIEGVADAKGEIHQGLAPGGVAVINEDDSFAHYWDALLADKRILRFSMVKPAAIHARDIHYNERECARFILVVPDDEAEIQLKVPGAHNVNNALAAATCTYALGIRLAEIVSGLNQFSGVSGRMTYRTGKNNSVIIDDTYNANLRSVLAGLTVLAKYKGRRILILGDMGELGEWTKAHHEEIGMVARRLGIDAIMTCGHHSQYTSQAFGSHGKHYDNQERLVDELLNQLDSNTTVLVKGSRSAAMEKVVHQLI; the protein is encoded by the coding sequence ATGAATTTAGCTGAAATGTCATCTTTGCTGAACATCCCTGATAATCAGGATATCCATTTAACCGGAGTTTGTATTGATAGCCGGACCGTGGAACCTGGAAATTTGTTTGTTGCCATACGTGGCGAACGGTTTGATGGGCATAATTTTATTTCAGAGGCGGTTGCACGAGGTGCTGCTGCGGTACTATGTATGACTAGATCACCGGCGGTCAAGGTACCACAATTGGTTGTTGAAGATACAATACAAGCGTTGGCAATCATAGCAACTTACCATCGCCAACAATGCCCCTGTGGTGTGATTGCTTTAACAGGCAGTAACGGGAAAACAACCGTCAAAGAAATGATTGCGGCAATCCTACCTAAACCATCACACGCGACCTTGGGAAATTTGAACAATCACATTGGCGTGCCTCTGAGTGTATTAAAGCTTCAGGCGGAGCATCGCTATGCTGTATTTGAGTTGGGGGCAAATCATCCTGGAGAAATTGCTCATACCGTGGCAATTGTGCAGCCGCAAGTGACACTGATCAATAATATAGCTCCAGCTCATATTCAGGGGTTTGGTTCTATCGAAGGGGTAGCTGATGCCAAAGGTGAAATCCATCAAGGCCTTGCTCCAGGTGGAGTGGCGGTTATTAATGAGGATGATTCGTTTGCTCATTATTGGGATGCCCTGTTAGCTGATAAGCGTATTTTACGTTTTTCTATGGTTAAGCCCGCGGCAATTCATGCTCGCGATATTCATTATAATGAGAGGGAGTGTGCTCGTTTTATATTAGTGGTACCTGATGATGAGGCTGAAATCCAGTTAAAAGTGCCTGGTGCTCATAATGTGAATAATGCCTTGGCAGCAGCCACTTGCACGTATGCGCTGGGTATTCGTTTAGCCGAGATTGTTTCGGGACTAAATCAGTTTTCCGGGGTATCAGGTCGAATGACTTATCGTACTGGTAAAAATAATTCCGTCATTATTGATGATACTTATAATGCCAATCTGCGCTCTGTGTTGGCGGGACTTACTGTGCTTGCAAAATATAAAGGCCGGCGTATTCTGATTCTAGGAGATATGGGCGAATTGGGCGAGTGGACTAAAGCTCATCATGAGGAAATAGGGATGGTGGCGCGTCGTCTTGGAATTGATGCCATCATGACTTGTGGGCATCATAGCCAATATACATCCCAGGCCTTTGGTTCACATGGAAAACACTATGATAATCAAGAAAGACTGGTAGACGAGTTATTAAATCAGTTGGATTCAAACACGACGGTGTTAGTAAAAGGGTCTCGATCGGCGGCTATGGAAAAGGTTGTGCATCAATTGATTTAA
- the mraY gene encoding phospho-N-acetylmuramoyl-pentapeptide-transferase: MLYWITQLLQGQYHAFRVFQYLTFRSILAALTALLVGLFCGPMTIRWLQGLQIGQMVRDDGPKTHLAKAGTPTMGGVLILLAITVSTLLWGDLHQASLWLVLLVTLSVGLVGWVDDYRKVVLKNSKGLPGRWKYFWQSVIALIAVFYLYFNASMPIHTQLTIPFFKNWLINLGPLFPIFAYFVIVGSSNAVNLTDGLDGLAIMPIVMVGGALGVFAYAASNAVYAHYLAIPFVPNTGELTIFCSAIVGAGLGFLWYNTYPAQVFMGDVGSLSLGAALGIVAIVIRQELVLLIMGGLFVIETLSVILQVGYFKYSGGKRLFRMAPLHHHFELKGWSEPKVIVRFWIMTVIFVLCGLATLKLR, from the coding sequence ATGCTATATTGGATAACGCAACTTTTACAAGGACAGTACCATGCGTTCAGAGTGTTTCAATATTTAACATTTCGCTCCATTTTGGCTGCTTTAACGGCATTGTTGGTTGGGCTTTTTTGTGGTCCGATGACTATTCGTTGGTTGCAAGGATTGCAAATTGGTCAAATGGTTCGGGACGATGGACCGAAAACGCACTTGGCGAAAGCCGGAACGCCAACGATGGGCGGAGTGCTGATTTTATTAGCTATTACGGTTAGTACATTGCTATGGGGTGACTTGCACCAGGCAAGCTTATGGTTAGTATTATTAGTAACTCTCAGTGTTGGGCTTGTGGGATGGGTAGATGATTATCGCAAAGTGGTATTGAAAAACAGTAAGGGGTTACCGGGTCGCTGGAAATATTTTTGGCAATCTGTCATTGCACTGATTGCTGTTTTTTATCTGTATTTTAATGCCAGTATGCCTATTCATACGCAATTGACAATTCCTTTTTTTAAAAACTGGTTAATCAATCTTGGACCGCTTTTTCCAATTTTTGCTTATTTTGTGATTGTAGGCAGTAGTAATGCTGTGAATTTAACCGATGGTTTGGATGGGCTGGCAATTATGCCAATTGTTATGGTCGGGGGAGCATTAGGTGTGTTTGCTTATGCAGCAAGCAATGCGGTTTATGCTCATTATCTTGCCATCCCTTTTGTTCCCAACACGGGGGAATTAACTATTTTTTGCTCCGCGATCGTGGGCGCAGGGTTGGGGTTTCTCTGGTATAACACGTATCCTGCACAAGTTTTTATGGGAGATGTTGGCTCATTGTCCTTAGGGGCTGCACTGGGTATTGTTGCTATTGTTATTCGGCAGGAACTAGTCTTGCTGATTATGGGAGGGTTATTTGTCATTGAAACGCTATCGGTTATTTTACAAGTAGGATATTTTAAATATTCAGGAGGAAAGCGATTATTTCGCATGGCTCCTTTACATCATCATTTTGAACTGAAAGGATGGTCCGAACCAAAAGTGATTGTGCGTTTTTGGATTATGACGGTTATTTTTGTATTGTGTGGCTTGGCGACGTTAAAACTTCGCTAA
- the murD gene encoding UDP-N-acetylmuramoyl-L-alanine--D-glutamate ligase, which produces MQSSLHLVAGLGKTGYSIARYLSRRNLPFVAFDTRANLAGVDEFRNEFPGVDVFLGQFPKSLYSQLSGIISSPGVSLDEPIFQDALEMGIPVFGDIDCLAREVDAPIIAITGTNGKSTVTTLVGEMAKASGLSVAVAGNIGLPVLDILDVGVRYDLWVLELSSFQLDLTYSLAPLAATILNITPDHLDRHHTLEAYAKAKQRIYRKAEILLYNRKDQQTFPDASLGGRRLVSYGLDAPEGDHWGLINKNGINYIAHGQECLLPVDVLHIRGKHNWLNAIAACALADAAGIEPSFMTEVLQRFAGLPHRSQWVRTIDGVDWVNDSKGTNVGATISSIAGIGDSIEGRIVLIAGGQGKGADFSDLRQPVADYVRTVVLIGEDAPKIEKALSGIAPIFHASSLDDAIHVAKSHAKQGDVVLLSPACASFDMFRDFNHRGDDFIAAVNAL; this is translated from the coding sequence ATGCAATCATCGCTTCATTTGGTCGCAGGTTTAGGAAAAACTGGTTATTCCATTGCCCGCTATTTAAGTCGCAGGAATCTGCCTTTTGTCGCTTTTGATACTCGTGCGAATCTTGCCGGTGTGGATGAATTTCGTAATGAATTTCCAGGCGTTGATGTATTTTTGGGCCAATTTCCCAAGTCTTTATATAGCCAATTGTCCGGAATCATTAGTAGTCCGGGAGTTTCGCTCGATGAACCTATTTTTCAAGATGCTTTAGAAATGGGAATTCCTGTTTTTGGTGACATTGATTGTCTTGCACGTGAAGTGGATGCTCCAATCATTGCTATTACGGGGACTAATGGTAAATCAACAGTAACGACGTTGGTGGGTGAAATGGCAAAGGCTTCCGGTTTATCAGTTGCTGTTGCCGGAAATATTGGTTTGCCGGTGCTTGATATACTGGATGTCGGTGTTCGTTATGACTTATGGGTGCTGGAACTATCCAGCTTTCAACTGGATTTGACCTATTCTCTTGCGCCCTTGGCTGCGACTATTTTGAATATCACCCCTGATCATTTAGACAGACATCATACGCTTGAGGCTTATGCCAAGGCAAAACAGCGGATATATAGAAAGGCAGAAATTTTATTGTACAATCGCAAAGACCAGCAGACTTTCCCCGATGCAAGTCTGGGTGGACGACGGCTTGTCAGCTATGGATTAGATGCTCCTGAAGGTGATCATTGGGGTCTCATTAATAAAAATGGCATCAATTATATTGCTCATGGCCAGGAATGTTTGTTACCCGTCGATGTTTTGCATATCAGAGGAAAGCATAACTGGCTGAACGCCATTGCAGCTTGTGCCTTGGCTGATGCAGCAGGCATTGAACCGAGTTTTATGACGGAGGTTTTGCAACGTTTTGCGGGATTGCCTCACCGTAGCCAATGGGTGAGAACCATAGATGGAGTGGACTGGGTAAATGATTCCAAAGGAACCAATGTGGGGGCTACGATTTCATCCATTGCAGGGATTGGTGACTCGATAGAAGGTCGAATTGTATTGATAGCTGGTGGTCAGGGAAAAGGAGCTGATTTTTCCGACCTGCGCCAGCCAGTGGCGGATTATGTTCGTACCGTGGTGTTGATTGGTGAGGATGCTCCTAAAATAGAAAAAGCTCTAAGTGGCATTGCGCCGATATTCCATGCTTCTTCTCTTGATGATGCGATTCATGTGGCCAAATCTCATGCGAAGCAAGGTGATGTAGTGTTACTCTCGCCTGCTTGTGCCAGTTTTGATATGTTTCGCGATTTCAATCATCGAGGCGATGATTTTATTGCGGCGGTAAATGCATTGTGA
- the ftsW gene encoding putative lipid II flippase FtsW, with translation MRPRHLNQRGKPTHKPMALYDKWLILAIVGLIIIGLMMVSSSSVMISTKYYHQPFHFLLRQVAYLFIGVLVALVIIRTDSSVWEKYSVPILLGCLFLLIIVLIPGIGRMVNGSRRWLAFGPIGIQVSELAKVTMIFYLSGYLVRQHQLVNQSIIGFIKPMIILGVFSFLLLLEPDFGATVVISVTTMAMLFLTGVKFRYYIGLLLIVGGCLAALAISSPYRLSRVTAFLDPWADQFNTGYQLTQSLIAFGRGGWFGVGLGDSVQKLFYLPEAHTDFLFAVLAEELGLVGILLVLILYSILVFRGFMIGFNAYSLGRFFAAYTAYGITFWLGFQAAINMGVNAGLLPTKGLTLPLMSYGGASMMVCICVAALLLRIDHENRWQFLGLRS, from the coding sequence ATGCGCCCCCGTCATCTGAATCAACGCGGAAAGCCAACCCATAAGCCAATGGCTCTTTATGACAAATGGTTAATCTTGGCGATTGTAGGCCTGATTATTATTGGGCTTATGATGGTATCTTCCAGTTCAGTCATGATTTCGACAAAATATTATCATCAACCATTTCACTTCCTGCTTCGACAAGTTGCTTATCTTTTTATTGGCGTGTTAGTGGCCCTGGTGATTATACGTACCGACAGCAGCGTTTGGGAAAAGTATAGCGTCCCAATTCTTCTGGGGTGCTTGTTTCTTTTAATCATTGTATTAATCCCTGGCATAGGTCGTATGGTGAATGGCAGTCGACGATGGCTTGCTTTCGGGCCTATTGGTATCCAAGTCTCGGAGCTTGCCAAAGTGACCATGATTTTTTATTTATCAGGTTACTTGGTACGCCAACATCAACTTGTTAATCAAAGCATCATCGGTTTTATAAAACCCATGATCATTCTTGGCGTATTTTCTTTTTTGCTGCTGTTAGAGCCAGATTTTGGAGCAACGGTGGTTATTTCTGTCACTACGATGGCCATGCTGTTTTTGACGGGAGTTAAATTTCGGTATTATATCGGTTTATTGTTAATCGTAGGTGGTTGTCTGGCTGCGCTTGCCATATCATCTCCTTATCGATTGTCACGAGTGACAGCATTTCTTGACCCTTGGGCTGATCAATTCAATACGGGCTATCAATTGACGCAATCATTAATTGCATTTGGACGTGGTGGCTGGTTTGGAGTAGGATTAGGGGATAGTGTGCAAAAATTATTTTATTTACCAGAAGCACACACGGATTTTTTATTTGCAGTATTGGCAGAGGAGTTGGGGCTAGTTGGGATTCTGCTGGTTTTAATTTTATATAGTATATTAGTGTTTAGAGGGTTTATGATAGGATTCAATGCCTATTCTCTCGGACGGTTTTTTGCTGCTTACACGGCTTATGGTATTACATTTTGGCTGGGATTTCAGGCGGCAATTAATATGGGAGTCAATGCCGGGTTGCTTCCCACCAAGGGGTTGACATTGCCACTAATGAGCTATGGGGGAGCCAGCATGATGGTGTGTATTTGTGTCGCAGCATTATTGCTGCGGATTGATCATGAGAATCGCTGGCAATTCTTAGGATTGCGGTCGTAG